A genomic stretch from Arachis stenosperma cultivar V10309 chromosome 3, arast.V10309.gnm1.PFL2, whole genome shotgun sequence includes:
- the LOC130968350 gene encoding uncharacterized protein LOC130968350: MFSFSCFHAHVSVNKPKKTVPPYTEEMMMALKGGPRSKVSKGSSVPRKSNPKAEQEHMQLSDNETSSNWDPVERTCKSEDLNSEFSFEIDGDVLQTMGLKKSHSLETGLYLTNTLTESDTHVGFPWIDSTRSQNESPRSICRKEHDPSDQRNKNPESEYQFSSGLVSPSDRDACDHSDTPLSSELAGDYTDRSGPGTPYLKKSRSLPNVRASKDYSGEDTFKHHSSKSRSSNDLHALDMGQKECRDEERENEFRRDNEIHMESYLDDGLDSSPLSDSAKDWVMPVMDDASEIKPLQRASSDDCFLSEFTNADFKIKRIEDWVIGLEDCEPPLDETNEVPKPVDSLVESNITIGVTAAGTDQRATPGMEAAKRYISTLGANASAAQLVNHGLVVIPFLSAFVSLKVLNLSGNAIVRITAGALPRGLHVLNLSRNNISTIEGLRELTRLRVLDLSYNRILRIGHGLASCSSLKELYLAGNKISEVEGLHRLLKLTILDLRFNKISTAKCLGQLAANYNSLQAISLEGNPSQKNVGDEQLKKYLQGLLPHLVYYNRQPLKASSLKDGTDRSVRLGISSHQSERSLRTDRKTSRKGSHGTVASRKPSASSSHSRRSQGVETPKLSKSRQAYPPSIKTKASAQSRNHFDVPSTSTVPNLGGLP, translated from the exons AtgtttagtttttcttgtttccATGCTCATGTTTCGGTAAACAAGCCAAAG AAAACAGTTCCACCTTATACTGAAGAAATGATGATGGCACTGAAAGGTGGTCCCCGAAGTAAAGTCTCTAAAGGTTCATCTGTTCCTAGAAAATCAAATCCAAAAGCAGAACAAGAGCATATGCAATTGAGTGACAATGAAACATCTAGCAACTGGGATCCAGTTGAGCGCACTTGTAAGTCTGAGGATCTGAATAGCGAGTTTTCCTTTGAAATCGACGGAGATGTTCTGCAAACCATGGGTCTTAAGAAAAGCCACTCTCTTGAAACTGGACTATACCTCACTAATACCTTAACTGAATCTGACACACATGTTGGTTTTCCTTGGATTGACTCCACTAGAAGCCAGAATGAGtctccaagatcgatttgcAGAAAGGAGCATGATCCCAGCGATCAGCGTAACAAGAATCCCGAGTCGGAGTATCAGTTCAGTTCAGGTCTTGTCTCACCTTCAGATAGAGATGCTTGTGATCATTCTGATACACCATTATCTAGTGAATTAGCTGGTGACTATACCGATCGTTCCGGTCCTGGCACCCCATATTTGAAGAAGTCACGCTCTCTGCCCAATGTCAGAGCTTCTAAGGATTATTCTGGAGAAGACACTTTCAAACATCATTCTTCAAAATCAAGATCTTCCAATGATCTTCATGCTTTAGATATGGGGCAAAAAGAATGTAGAGATGAAGAAAGAGAGAATGAATTCAGAAGAGATAATGAGATTCATATGGAGAGTTACCTTGATGATGGTTTGGATTCTTCTCCGCTTTCTGATTCAGCAAAAGACTGGGTAATGCCAGTTATGGATGATGCAAGTGAAATCAAACCCCTTCAACGAGCTTCCTCAGATGATTGCTTCCTTTCTGAATTTACTAACGCAGATTTTAAGATTAAACGAATTGAGGATTGGGTAATTGGTCTGGAGGATTGTGAACCGCCTCTAGATGAAACAAATGAGGTTCCTAAACCTGTTGATTCCTTAGTTGAATCCAACATCACGATTGGGGTGACTGCAGCTGGCACAGATCAAAGGGCCACTCCAGGCATGGAAGCTGCTAAAAGATATATATCTACCCTTGGTGCTAATGCCTCTGCTGCCCAGCTGGTTAATCATGGATTAGTTGTGATCCCATTTCTGAGTgcatttgtgagtttgaaggTGCTCAATTTGTCCGGAAATGCTATTG TGAGGATAACTGCAGGTGCTCTTCCCCGGGGCCTTCATGTTTTGAACTTGTCAAGAAACAATATCTCTACTATAGAGGGATTACGCGAACTTACAAGACTTCGTGTCCTAGACCTTAGCTACAACCGTATATTAAGAATTGGACATG GCCTTGCATCCTGTTCATCTCTGAAGGAGCTGTATCTTGCCGGGAACAAGATAAGCGAAGTAGAGGGTCTGCACCGTCTCTTGAAGTTAACCATCCTTGATCTCCGTTTCAACAAAATTTCTACAGCCAAGTGTCTAGGCCAACTCGCAGCCAACTATAATTCACTACAAGCTATCAGCTTGGAAGGCAACCCGAGCCAGAAAAATGTTGGGGACGAACAACTGAAAAAGTATCTGCAAGGCCTTCTTCCCCATCTTGTCTACTACAATAGACAGCCTTTAAAAGCAAGCTCTTTGAAGGATGGCACAGATCGTTCAGTTCGGCTAGGCATTAGTTCCCATCAGTCTGAACGCAGCCTTAGAACGGATCGCAAGACATCAAGGAAGGGCAGCCATGGTACTGTAGCCTCTCGGAAGCCATCAGCCTCTTCCTCACACTCTCGCAGAAGCCAAGGGGTGGAGACACCAAAACTGTCCAAAAGCAGGCAAGCCTACCCGCCATCAATCAAAACCAAAGCATCAGCCCAAAGTCGCAACCATTTTGATGTTCCCAGCACCAGCACAGTACCAAACTTGGGAGGCCTTCCATGA